A window from Alkalicoccobacillus plakortidis encodes these proteins:
- a CDS encoding ATP-binding protein, producing MKEYFQKSLNRQLVSFMAIIIFVTLILGTGLIYYVSANQTSYIDNRQELVEKQDLAFQIDTKVNQMLIHLRGYFAFQSDKEYSLLISDLESISQSIDEFSYMNLESEEVEFIDAVDILIEQVESFIPTAVELINNENLEELREIGNSSGGEVVNQLTALTTENLKQTNDKLANLSSDYTKANNTVLWLLFGFIVIFIAALFLIIRRIFTKIGKPLGDLTLASQQLAAGKDVNLIESNREDEVGILSRTFNGMVYTLQEKEEELIAQNEELISQQEELEHQQFKLRSSLEETESVRQVLEKYNRLNHSISVTLNEQELLEQIIDHMGELYPVERMGFVLLKGSKRVAVRGISDNLMKVLSETFHDGMGVLLNEKKTCHQVKRKSSKYEQGIAEEPIDVYDLYVPVYSSSKDLTAVFCATRVGTSFSGKEQKELQGVMGHIAIAVERVMLYEQTEQDRQLNQDIIDNVNEGIQFMDREGMLLRSNELFREMVNLPQDGFELEYKQYDSWKHQWLDHVEEADKLASFLDQVLLAETDEILSMKYKLIEGSRMIEVYAEPVYQDEVRKGTILVHRDITKEHEVDQMKSELVSTVSHELRTPLSSILGFTELMIERELKQARQEKYLKTIHKEANRLTNLINDFLDLQRMESNVQTYNKNSVDLKELLVQVIAKYEPTYKDHQFMIRDLANQTVVWADADRMEQVFINIISNAVKFSPNGGHVEVVLLNKVDSLYIHINDEGLGIPEAELGKMFTKFHRIDNSDRRKIGGTGLGLPITKEILEAHGGSISVKSELGVGSTFILALPYEIQSSLLPISTINADDMNRFRVAIIEDDQSLALLLAEELKQSGFEVQHFLNPQKALDQIKTQQIDAVVVDLMLGDEMDGWEFIKALKQSDETKNLPVFISSALNEISGRAAEFDVSKYLTKPYPPHELSTVIKNTLSSDKKIGQIVMPEE from the coding sequence ATGAAGGAGTATTTTCAAAAAAGCTTAAATCGACAATTAGTGTCATTTATGGCCATTATTATATTTGTCACATTAATTCTTGGTACAGGTTTAATCTATTATGTTAGTGCAAATCAAACGAGCTACATTGATAATAGACAGGAATTAGTTGAAAAACAAGATCTTGCTTTTCAGATAGATACGAAAGTCAATCAGATGTTAATCCATTTAAGAGGCTATTTTGCATTTCAATCTGATAAAGAGTATTCACTTTTAATAAGTGATTTAGAATCTATAAGTCAATCTATAGATGAGTTCTCATATATGAACCTGGAGTCAGAAGAGGTTGAATTTATTGATGCGGTGGATATATTAATCGAACAAGTAGAAAGTTTTATTCCTACAGCAGTAGAACTAATAAATAATGAGAACTTAGAAGAATTAAGGGAAATCGGAAACTCAAGTGGAGGAGAAGTTGTTAATCAATTAACAGCACTAACTACTGAAAATCTAAAACAAACAAATGACAAGCTTGCTAATCTGAGCTCAGATTATACGAAAGCAAACAATACCGTCTTATGGCTACTATTTGGCTTTATAGTCATCTTTATAGCGGCATTGTTTTTAATTATTCGTCGGATTTTCACAAAAATTGGTAAGCCACTAGGTGATTTAACGTTAGCAAGTCAACAACTTGCAGCTGGTAAGGATGTTAACCTTATTGAGAGTAATAGGGAAGACGAGGTAGGAATTCTTTCGCGTACATTTAATGGGATGGTGTACACCTTACAAGAAAAAGAAGAAGAATTAATTGCTCAAAATGAAGAATTAATTAGCCAACAGGAAGAACTCGAACATCAGCAATTTAAGCTCCGTTCATCTTTAGAAGAAACGGAATCAGTTAGGCAAGTATTAGAAAAATACAATCGATTAAACCACTCTATTTCAGTTACCTTAAATGAACAAGAGCTTCTTGAACAAATTATTGATCATATGGGTGAACTATATCCTGTTGAACGAATGGGATTTGTTTTATTAAAAGGAAGTAAGAGAGTCGCGGTACGTGGGATTAGTGACAATCTTATGAAAGTATTATCTGAGACCTTTCACGATGGAATGGGTGTCTTGCTTAACGAGAAAAAAACATGTCATCAAGTGAAACGAAAATCATCGAAATATGAGCAAGGTATTGCAGAAGAACCAATTGATGTGTATGACCTGTATGTACCTGTCTACTCTTCTTCTAAAGATCTTACTGCAGTGTTTTGTGCAACTAGAGTTGGTACTAGTTTTTCTGGCAAGGAGCAGAAGGAACTACAGGGAGTTATGGGACATATAGCAATAGCCGTTGAACGAGTTATGTTATATGAACAAACTGAACAGGATCGACAACTAAATCAAGATATCATTGATAATGTTAATGAAGGCATTCAATTTATGGATCGTGAGGGGATGCTACTAAGATCTAATGAACTATTTAGAGAGATGGTCAATCTACCGCAGGATGGTTTTGAATTAGAATATAAGCAGTACGATTCCTGGAAACATCAGTGGTTAGATCATGTAGAAGAGGCGGATAAATTAGCGTCATTTTTGGATCAAGTATTGCTCGCAGAAACGGATGAAATCCTTTCAATGAAATACAAATTAATTGAAGGGTCACGGATGATTGAAGTATATGCTGAACCTGTTTATCAAGATGAAGTACGAAAAGGAACAATTCTTGTACATCGTGATATTACAAAAGAGCATGAAGTCGATCAAATGAAGTCCGAACTCGTAAGTACTGTAAGTCACGAGCTTCGAACACCTTTATCGAGTATTCTTGGCTTTACCGAATTAATGATTGAGCGCGAATTAAAACAAGCTCGTCAAGAAAAATATCTGAAAACCATTCATAAAGAAGCAAACAGATTAACAAATCTAATTAATGATTTTTTGGATTTGCAGCGAATGGAATCCAATGTTCAAACGTATAACAAAAATTCAGTAGACCTTAAGGAACTTCTTGTACAAGTGATTGCAAAATATGAGCCGACCTACAAAGATCATCAATTTATGATTCGAGACTTGGCGAATCAAACAGTTGTATGGGCAGATGCAGATCGAATGGAGCAGGTGTTCATTAACATCATCAGTAATGCCGTTAAGTTCTCTCCAAATGGTGGGCATGTAGAGGTTGTACTTTTAAATAAAGTGGATTCTTTATATATTCATATAAATGACGAAGGACTTGGTATTCCTGAAGCGGAATTAGGAAAAATGTTTACAAAGTTTCATCGAATTGATAATTCTGATAGAAGAAAAATCGGAGGAACAGGACTGGGACTACCAATTACAAAAGAAATTTTAGAAGCACACGGTGGGTCTATTTCAGTTAAATCTGAACTTGGAGTTGGTAGTACCTTTATTTTAGCCCTCCCATATGAAATTCAGTCATCACTGCTTCCAATCTCAACAATTAATGCTGATGATATGAATCGATTCAGAGTGGCTATTATTGAAGATGACCAAAGTCTTGCTTTACTACTTGCAGAGGAACTGAAGCAAAGTGGCTTTGAGGTTCAACATTTCCTTAATCCTCAAAAAGCTCTTGATCAAATTAAAACCCAACAGATTGATGCAGTTGTTGTAGATTTAATGCTAGGTGATGAAATGGATGGTTGGGAATTTATAAAGGCACTCAAGCAATCCGATGAAACTAAGAATCTACCTGTATTCATCTCATCTGCACTTAACGAAATTAGCGGACGAGCAGCAGAATTTGACGTAAGTAAATATTTAACAAAGCCTTATCCACCGCATGAATTAT